One genomic window of Falco cherrug isolate bFalChe1 chromosome 20, bFalChe1.pri, whole genome shotgun sequence includes the following:
- the LOC102059799 gene encoding vasoactive intestinal polypeptide receptor 1-like, whose protein sequence is MGGPWQPPGTCMLPVLLLALPMLRVQATHPDCSIVLYFQEQEAECLEIIRSESQTPAPSGPPRQQGCLTEWDGVSCWSAVPVGQSRAVACPDILHIFKKSKALIRRNCTESGWSFPSPPYHNACELEAIGSDNNTEAKKSYFVTMKVLYTCGYSTSLAALFLAIGIFLCFRKLHCTRNSIHIHFFTSFILRGAAVFIKDAVLFSDESIDHCTMSTVNCKVAIAFFQYSVLANFYWLLVEGMYLQTLLLLTFTSDRRYILWYILIGWGVPMLTVCVWVVTRLQYDNHGCWDDYTSLYWWVIKAPILLAIFVNFLIFLNVTRMLAQKIRSPDISKNYKQQYMRLTKSTLLLIPLFGVHYVVFALFPEHIGVDARLYFELVLGSYQGFLVALLYCFLNGEVQAEIKRNWGKWQSSMESNVFNLATQDFTA, encoded by the exons ATGGGGGGCCCATGGCAGCCCCCCGGCACCTGCATGCTGCCGGTCCTGCTGCTCGCACTCCCGATGCTCCGG GTGCAGGCAACACACCCCGACTGCTCCATCGTCCTCTATTTCCAAGAGCAAGAAGCTGAATGTCTGGAGATTATCAGGAGCGAAAGCCAAACACCAGCCCCGTCTGGACcccccaggcagcagg gctgcctgACTGAGTGGGATGGAGTGAGCTGCTGGTCAGCTGTGCCCGTGGGCCAGTCCCGAGCTGTCGCCTGCCCTGACATCCTCCACATCTTCAAGAAGTCCAAAG CGCTGATCCGGAGGAACTGCACTGAGTCAGGATGGagcttccccagccctccctaCCACAATGCCTGTGAGCTGGAGGCCATCGGCAGTGATAACAACACGGAGGCCAAG aaaagCTATTTTGTCACCATGAAAGTTCTTTACACCTGCGGCTACTCCACGTCCCTGGCAGCCCTCTTCCTGGCCATTGgcatcttcctctgcttcag GAAGCTGCATTGCACCAGGAACTCTATCCACATCCACTTCTTCACCTCCTTCATACTGCGTGGGGCCGCCGTGTTCATCAAGGACGCCGTCCTCTTCTCAGACGAGTCCATTGACCACTGCACAATGTCAACA gTGAACTGCAAAGTAGCCATCGCCTTCTTCCAGTACTCGGTCTTGGCCAACTTCTACTGGCTGCTGGTGGAAGGCATGTACCTGcagaccctgctgctgctcaccttcACCTCTGACAGGAGGTACATCTTGTGGTACATCCTCATCGGCTGGG GTGTCCCCATGCTGACAGTCTGCGTGTGGGTGGTCACCAGGCTGCAGTACGACAACCATGG GTGCTGGGATGACTACACCAGTCTGTACTGGTGGGTGATCAAGGCTCCTATCCTCCTGGCCATATTT GTGAACTTCCTCATCTTCCTCAACGTCACCAGGATGTTAGCACAGAAGATCCGGTCCCCAGACATTAGCAAAAACTACAAGCAGCAGTACAT GAGGCTGACGAAGTCCACGCTGCTCCTCATCCCTCTCTTCGGGGTACACTACGTGGTGTTCGCACTCTTCCCTGAGCACATCGGTGTGGATGCCCGGCTGTACTTCGAGCTGGTCCTCGGCTCCTACCAG GGGTTCCTAGTGGCTCTGCTGTACTGCTTCCTGAACGGGGAG GTCCAGGCTGAGATCAAGAGGAACTGGGGCAAGTGGCAATCATCCATGGAGAGCAACGTCTTCAACCTGGCCACCCAAGACTTCACCGCATGA
- the PRR29 gene encoding proline-rich protein 29, producing the protein MEVGAARDPHGVWGDPPVGTYVIPHSLQPKRSSHGAIPVPQQPVMILQQLPGTCLAPATGPPHVRGEPLTLADLIELMMIQNSQMHQVVMNNLAVSALTSFGFGPSPAAAQEMVVPLQTGEEEETVVFHHHYIPCPGPAPILAWPVLMQDQRPVALRYPGTGSLAEDGEPRAVPPPPPPSATGTVGPSVLPASEYYNMLEERL; encoded by the exons ATGGAGGTGGGGGCAGCAAGGGACCCCCATGGGGTCTGGGGGGACCCCCCGGTAGGGACCTACGTCATCCCGCACAGC CTCCAACCCAAGCGATCTTCCCATGGAGCCATACCAGTGCCCCAGCAGCCGGTGATGAtcctccagcagcttcctgggacctgcctggccCCTGCCACTGGACCCCCACATGTCCGGGGAG AGCCCCTTACCCTGGCAGATTTAATCGAGTTGATGATGATTCAAAACTCCCAAATGCACCAGGTGGTGATGAACAACCTGGCTGTATCGGCATTGACGTCCTTCGGGTTCGGGccatccccagctgctgcccag GAGATGGTGGTGCCTTTGCAGACcggagaggaagaggagactgTGGTTTTTCACCATCACTACATCCCCTGCCCTGGTCCCGCTCCCATCCTGGCATGGCCGGTCCTGATGCAGGATCAGAGGCCGGTGGCCCTGCGGTACCCGGGCACAGGCTCATTAGCTGAGGATGGGGAGCC CCGCGCAGtgccccctcctccaccccccagTGCCACGGGGACCGTGGGACCCAGTGTCCTACCAGCATCAG AGTACTACAACATGCTGGAGGAGAGGCTGTGA